From the genome of Lotus japonicus ecotype B-129 chromosome 6, LjGifu_v1.2, one region includes:
- the LOC130725052 gene encoding uncharacterized protein LOC130725052 — MGQFNQLSVHLEDKMPEICIAAFELGLKPGGLNNNLSRKPVETMAHLRERVQGYIREEQSDRIKNNRPNAAVTGQKQQFEAKKGAVTDQHSKGWTERGDIGYNNRNRYDSRFDNRSHFKNRAQPWATNQPDITFTVRDFEGVQPHEDDPIVVMLTIAEHEIERVLLDQGSSADLIYGDAFEKLGLTESDLQPYDESLVGFSGEKVFVRGYVELSTIFGEGKNVETFVIKFLVVKCTSPYNVLIGRPSLNRLGAIISTRHLTVKYPLSKGGVGVLMADQIVARKCYSESFKQYGHMGKKAVKEGHRVYEIEMNQAEASLDPHDGFIESKMTSEEETKVVAIGERNLKVGTSLSASQQDRLVKLLDENMDFFAWSAKDLPGIDPFKHCPKDSYPLPNIDKLVDRASGFGMLSLMDAYSGYHQIRMYGPDEEKTAFMTNQANYCYQTMPFGLKNAGATYQRLMDKVFDKQVGRNMEIYVDDMVVKSDEMLTHCSDLREAFGELRKHNMRLNPEKCSFGIQSGMFLGFMITRRGIEANPDKCKAIIEMQSPTSVKDVQKLMGRIAALARFLPCFGNKSAPFFQCLRKNKAFQWTEECEVAFQSLKEHLSKPPILSKPVPFTVNIYFNI; from the exons atggggcAATTCAACCAATTATCTGTTCatttagaggataagatgccgGAAATctgcattgcagcttttgaattgggtttGAAGCCTGGAGGCTTAAACAACAATTTAAGTAGGAAACCTGTGGAGACAATGGCGCATTTACGTGAAAGAGTGCAAGGgtacatcagggaggagcagagCGACCGGATCAAAAACAACCGCCCAAATGCAGCGGTTACGGGGCAAAAACAGCAGTTTGAGGCGAAGAAGGGAGCGGTTACGGATCAACATTCGAAGGGATGGACTGAACGTGGAGATATAGGATATAATAATCGAAACCGTTATGACAGTcgatttgataaccgttctCATTTCAAGaatcgtgctcaacc ttgggcaaccaacCAGCCAGATATTActtttactgtgcgagattttgagggagttcaGCCTCATGAGGACGATCCAATTGTAGTGATGCTGACGATCGCTGAacatgaaattgagagggtactgttggatcaagggagttcagCGGATTTAATTTATGGAGATGCTTTTGAAAAATTGGGGCTGACAGAATCCGATTTGCAACCTTATGATGAatctttggtgggtttttctggCGAAAAGGTGTTTGTCAGAGGTTATGTGGAGTTGAGCACTATTTTCGGAGAAGGAAAAAATGTGGAGACATTTGTTATTAAGTTTCTAGTGGTAAAATGTACTTCACCATACAATGTGCTTATTGGGAGACCTTCATTGAATAgattgggggcgatcatttctacCAGACATTTAACAGTCAAGTATCCGTTGAGCAAGGGAGGAGTTGGAGTCTTAATGGCTGACCAAATCGTGGCCAGAAAATGTTACTCTGAAAGCTTCAAACAGTATGGTCATATGGGAAAGAAAGCTGTGAAAGAGGGACATCGGGTTTATGAGATTGAAATGAATCAAGCCGAAGCAAGTTTGGATCCCCATGATGGATTTATAGAAAGCAAGATGACGTCCGAAGAGGAAACCAAAGTAGTGGCAATTGGTGAAAGGAATTTAAAAGTTGGCACGAGTTTATCAGCAAGTCAGCAAGACAGGCTGGTCAAACTTTTGGATGAGAACATGGATTTTTTTGCATGGAGTGCGAAAGACCTTCCTGGAATTGATCC ATTTAAGCATTGCCcgaaggattcttatcctttgCCAAATATTGACAAACTCGTGGATAGGGCGTCTGGATTTGGAATGCTCAGCCTTATGGATGCATATTCTGGATACCATCAAATCAGAATGTATGGACCGGATGAGgagaaaacagctttcatgacgAATCAGGCGAACTACTGCTATCAAACCATGCCATTTGGGCTCAAAAATGCAGGAGCAACTTATCAAAGGTTGATGGACAAAGTTTTTGATAAACAGGTGGGGCGAAACAtggaaatttatgttgatgacatggtGGTAAAATCAGATGAAATGTTAACGCATTGTTCAGATTTGAGAGAGGCTTTTGGGGAGCTCAGAAAACATAATATGAGACTTAATCCAGAGAAGTGCTCGTTTGGGATTCAGAGTGGAATGTTTCTGGGTTTTATGATCACAAGAAGGGGAATTGAAGCAAATCCTGATAAATGCAAAGCTATTATTGAAATGCAGAGTCCCACCTCAGTGAAAGATGTGCAAAAGTTGATGGGAAGAATTGCAGCCCTGGCGAGATTCTTaccatgttttggaaataaatcaGCTCCATTCTTCCAGTGTTTGAGGAAAAACAAGGCGTTCCAATGGACAGAGGAGTGTGAAGTGGCGTTTCAAAGTTTGAAGGAGCACTTATCAAAACCACCAATCTTATCAAAGCCAGTGCCCTTCACTGTCAATATTTATTTCAATATCTGA
- the LOC130724138 gene encoding uncharacterized protein LOC130724138, with translation MGGQQKKIGQKVRNEIMGFTVSHKPAGLDLMQNCDLPPPSKFFMGPDKTVILSMNKVCNIAGEEQDQDSKYFHGYAIKNSGDEDRDKMELLKALQASQTRAREAEKKATVLRKERDGLSIALLEEAMQLFACRQQVRLLEVQVLNLQSNEDGDDEETSVARILALILSLGIGVTTALACRYKF, from the coding sequence ATGGGTGGCCAGCAAAAGAAGATTGGTCAAAAAGTAAGGAATGAGATTATGGGTTTCACTGTTTCTCACAAGCCTGCAGGGCTTGACCTCATGCAGAACTGTGATCTTCCTCCACCTTCCAAGTTTTTTATGGGTCCAGACAAGACTGTCATATTGTCCATGAACAAGGTCTGCAACATTGCAGGTGAAGAACAAGATCAAGATAGCAAGTACTTCCACGGTTATGCGATTAAAAACAGTGGTGATGAAGACAGGGATAAAATGGAGCTTCTAAAGGCACTGCAAGCATCACAAACGAGGGCAAGAGAGGCAGAAAAGAAGGCTACAGTTCTGAGGAAAGAAAGGGACGGTCTTTCAATCGCGTTGCTGGAAGAGGCCATGCAGTTGTTTGCTTGTCGTCAACAGGTGAGATTGCTTGAGGTTCAAGTTCTCAACTTGCAATCCAATGAAGATGGCGACGATGAAGAGACTAGTGTCGCACGGATTCTagctttgattctttcactggGAATTGGAGTCACCACTGCCCTTGCTTGCAGATACAAGTTTTGA